The DNA segment AGCCCCTGGCCGCCGAACGGCGAGTGGACGTGCGCCGCGTCCCCGGCGAGCAGCACCCGCCCGGACCGGTAGTCGGGCACCTGCCGTGCGTGGTCCGTGAACCGGGTCGCCGAGAGCACCTTGTCGACGGTGACGTCCGCGACCCCCGACACCTTCCGCAGGGCGGTCTGCAACTCCTCGGCGGTGACGGGTGCTTCGCGGTCCGCGGGCGGCCCGTCGAACTCCACGGTGAGGATCCGGCCGGGCATCGGGCCGTGTGCGTACGTCCCGGTCTTTGTCCAGTTCCAGCCGGCGCCCAGGGCGTCGGCGCCGGTCAGCTCCACGAGGGCCTGGTGGCCGGTGATCTCCGGGTCCGTACCGGGGAACGGGAAGCCGGCGAGGCGGCGGACGGTGCTGCGGCCGCCGTCGCAGCCTGCCAGCCAGCCGGTGCGCAGCGACCCGTGGGAGGTGTGGACGCGCACCCCGTCCTCGTCGGCGTCGAAGCCGGTCAGGGTCACCCCGCGGCGCAGCTCGACGCCCAGTTCGGCGGCGCGGGCACCGAGCAGCCGCTCCAGGGCCTCCTGCGGTACGAGGCCGACCTCGGAGGCGGGCCCGAGGCCCTCGAAGTCCGGGTCGGACTCGTCCAGCAGGTCGCCGCGCAGCATGATGCCCGCGAAGTGCCCGGCGAACCTGGGAGGTTGCCGCACTCCGGTGGCGCCGGCCGCCTGGCGCTGCCGCAGGAACGCGCCGAACCTCTCGAAGGCGTCGCGCTGCGCGGCCCCCAGGGCGGGCAGCATCCCGCGCCGCTGAAAGGCCTCGGCGCTGGGGAAGTTGATCGCCCCTGCCTTGATCTTCGTATCCACTTCGG comes from the Streptomyces angustmyceticus genome and includes:
- a CDS encoding FAD-dependent monooxygenase, coding for MKHDADVVVAGGGPVGLMLACELALADVSVVVLERLTEVDTKIKAGAINFPSAEAFQRRGMLPALGAAQRDAFERFGAFLRQRQAAGATGVRQPPRFAGHFAGIMLRGDLLDESDPDFEGLGPASEVGLVPQEALERLLGARAAELGVELRRGVTLTGFDADEDGVRVHTSHGSLRTGWLAGCDGGRSTVRRLAGFPFPGTDPEITGHQALVELTGADALGAGWNWTKTGTYAHGPMPGRILTVEFDGPPADREAPVTAEELQTALRKVSGVADVTVDKVLSATRFTDHARQVPDYRSGRVLLAGDAAHVHSPFGGQGLNLGLGDAMNLGWKLAATVRGWAPEGLLDTYTAERHPLGAWVLEWTRAQVALMRPESHARALRGVIAELTGTTAATTFFAKKISGVGQRYDLPGDHPLTGRSAPDLELADGTRLADHLHGGQGLLLDLAGDAGVRGRAAGYEDRIRVLPSRCPGRPELAALLVRPDGCTAWAADSPGGPGTPDELDAALRRWFGSPATAAV